One segment of Anopheles stephensi strain Indian chromosome 3, UCI_ANSTEP_V1.0, whole genome shotgun sequence DNA contains the following:
- the LOC118513112 gene encoding brachyurin-like — protein sequence MKTLVLLTVVAVALSTVQSIAVDPRKIDWTLVRTLHQTDAIRAKQGLPPLTDDEVRSARIADGQIATPNQIPWAAGVLISGSSSHSFCSGVLISRRHVLTAAVCISGSNTLTVLLGASDMTRVEEFIAVTNILSHPNYSSFFNRDDIAILTLAREAPISDTIRPVDLPRLSQVGNDFNSWAATTAGWGNSGRRENEPIPIQNLQFATDVVTSNLRCTLSHTFIRSTHICTQTNNGGACNGDEGGPVTVTESGRTFLIGIHSFHFSGLFGCDRGRPSVHTRITEYLGWIQQNSDAIVEP from the exons ATGAAGACACTAGTCCTCCTCACTGTCGTGGCAGTTGCTCTGTCCACGGTACAATCGATAGCGGTCGATCCGCGGAAGATCGATTGGACGCTGGTACGCACCCTGCACCAGACGGATGCGATCCGTGCGAAGCAAGGACTTCCTCCACTGACGGACGATGAGGTCCGTTCGGCAAGGATTGCCGATGGGCAGATTGCAACGCCAAACCAGATCCCGTGGGCGGCCGGTGTGCTCATATCCGGCTCATCCTCGCACAGCTTCTGCAGTGGTGTGCTGATCTCGCGCCGCCATGTCCTGACGGCTGCCGTGTGCATTTCGGG CTCCAACACTCTTACCGTCCTGCTCGGTGCTTCGGACATGACGCGCGTTGAGGAGTTTATTGCCGTGACGAACATCCTGTCGCATCCGAACTACAGCTCGTTCTTCAATCGGGACGATATTGCCATCCTGACGCTGGCACGCGAAGCTCCAATTAGTGACACGATTCGGCCAGTTGATCTGCCACGGCTGAGCCAGGTTGGAAACGACTTCAACAGCTGGGCTGCTACGACTGCCGGCTGGGGTAACTCGGGCCGTCGTGAGAATGAACCGATCCCGATCCAGAATCTACAGTTTGCCACCGATGTAGTAACGTCCAACCTGCGCTGCACGCTGTCCCACACGTTTATTCGCAGTACGCACATCTGCACCCAGACGAACAATGGTGGAGCTTGCAAT GGCGATGAAGGAGGACCGGTCACCGTTACCGAAAGTGGACGTACGTTCCTCATCGGTATCCACTCGTTCCACTTCTCCGGCCTGTTCGGGTGTGATCGTGGACGTCCCTCGGTGCACACGCGCATCACGGAGTATCTGGGCTGGATCCAACAGAACTCCGACGCCATTGTAGAACCTTAA
- the LOC118513114 gene encoding chymotrypsin-2-like, which translates to MKLYAVGLCVALVSIGLSLAVELREPSTRISNGGVAGPSQFPFVAGILISGTSERSFCAGALISRRFVLTAAACVIGTNTFTVLLGATDMTRIEQIIPVLNIPSHIIVHPGYSSLLNRDDIALLQLSRDADLSPNVQVANLPRRYHTAFTFNDWAATVAGWGNTGNRDNEPIPLQQLLFATGSVVSNFVCGISHSFIRDGNICSSTDEGGPCNGDEGGPVWVTEGGETFIIGIHSFHYDGLFGCDRGRSSVHTRVTEYLDWIQSNSDVVIRP; encoded by the exons ATGAAGCTCTACGCTGTTGGTCTGTGCGTTGCTTTGGTGTCCATTGGACTGTCGTTGGCCGTCGAGTTGCGTGAGCCTTCGACACGCATCAGCAATGGAGGGGTGGCAGGTCCATCACAGTTCCCATTCGTCGCGGGAATTCTCATTTCCGGCACCTCGGAACGATCGTTCTGTGCTGGAGCACTGATTTCGCGTCGCTTCGTGCTGACGGCAGCGGCCTGTGTAATTGG CACCAACACGTTCACGGTACTGCTTGGAGCAACCGATATGACCCGCATTGAGCAGATCATCCCAGTGCTCAACATTCCCTCGCACATCATCGTCCATCCGGGGTATAGTTCGCTACTCAACAGGGATGACATTGCGCTGCTGCAGCTGTCCCGTGATGCGGATCTCTCACCGAACGTGCAGGTGGCCAACTTGCCGCGCCGGTATCATACGGCGTTCACGTTTAACGATTGGGCAGCCACGGTAGCCGGTTGGGGTAATACTGGCAATCGGGACAATGAGCCCATCCCGCTGCAGCAGCTCCTGTTCGCTACGGGCTCGGTAGTGTCCAACTTTGTTTGTGGCATTTCGCACAGCTTCATCCGTGATGGCAATATCTGCAGCTCTACCGACGAGGGAGGCCCGTGCAAT GGAGACGAAGGCGGTCCAGTTTGGGTGACCGAAGGTGGCGAAACGTTCATCATCGGTATCCACTCGTTCCACTACGATGGGCTGTTTGGATGCGATCGTGGTCGATCGTCGGTGCATACGCGCGTCACGGAATATCTGGACTGGATACAGAGCAACAGTGATGTAGTGATTAGACCGTAA
- the LOC118513115 gene encoding chymotrypsin-like elastase family member 2A produces the protein MFKLLVLCAFVAGGAMAIGDVSKMAHPNARITGGELTDPRAVPFIVGILISGSSAHSFCAGILISPTHVLTTASCVSNQPTLTVLLGASDMTRIQQFIGVASILVHPNYSSLLNRDDVAILTLDRPTPLNEYIQLANLPRWSHMGNSFNGFGTTISGWGNTGNRDNEPIPVPNLQSIRTPVISNTVCGLSHSFIRDDHICTSGDVGGPCNGDDGGPVTITEAGEPIVIGMHSFHYSGLFGCDRGRSAVHVRLSSYLSWIEANSDAVIRS, from the exons ATGTTCAAGTTGCTAGTGCTGTGTGCTTTTGTTGCCGGTGGCGCGATGGCTATCGGCGATGTGTCCAAGATGGCGCATCCCAACGCCCGCATTACCGGTGGTGAACTGACCGATCCGCGTGCCGTACCGTTCATCGTAGGCATTCTTATATCCGGCTCATCGGCCCATTCGTTCTGTGCCGGTATTCTGATTTCGCCAACGCATGTCCTCACAACGGCCAGCTGTGTGTCGAA CCAACCAACCCTCACAGTACTGCTGGGCGCTAGCGACATGACACGCATCCAACAGTTTATCGGTGTGGCGAGCATACTGGTCCATCCCAACTACAGCTCGTTGCTGAACCGTGATGATGTTGCGATACTGACTTTGGATCGTCCTACTCCACTGAACGAATACATCCAGCTTGCTAATCTGCCCCGTTGGTCGCACATGGGCAACTCCTTCAACGGATTCGGAACCACGATAAGTGGCTGGGGAAACACCGGAAACCGGGACAATGAGCCCATCCCGGTTCCGAACCTCCAGTCCATCCGAACTCCGGTGATCAGTAACACCGTTTGCGGATTGTCGCACAGCTTCATCCGTGATGATCATATCTGCACTTCGGGAGATGTTGGAGGTCCTTGCAAT GGTGACGATGGAGGTCCGGTAACGATAACGGAGGCCGGTGAGCCGATCGTCATCGGAATGCACTCGTTCCACTACAGCGGACTGTTCGGGTGTGATCGTGGCCGGTCCGCAGTGCATGTGCGGCTTAGCAGTTATCTCAGCTGGATCGAAGCCAACTCGGACGCGGTAATCAGATCGTAA